TAGTCAGCAAAAATAATGCCTTCTCCGAAACATTGCGCGGCAAAGTGAAGGAAGTTGGCTTGCAGATTAGTAAAAAAGATGTCCTAAATACCGATCCTGCGGCTCAGTTTGATGCGCGAGTTGTGGAAGTAAAAATATTGCTAGATGAGCCTTCTAGCCGTTTAGTTTCAGGCTTAACCAATCTCAGCATTCAAGCAGCGATCGATGTTCGGGAATGAAGATCCCCCCAGCCCCCCTTAAAAAGGCTGCTGTGTACACACAAGTCTCTCTGTCTACGTTTCAGGATGTAGATCCCCCCCCAGCCCCCCTTAAAAAGGCTACCGTGTACACACAAGTCAACTGTCTACGTTTCGATTTATCTCAGCCCCCTAAATCCCCCAATTCTGGGGGACTTTGAAAGAATTTTATTTTCTTGTTCCCCCAGAATTGGGGGTTAGGGGGCGATTAATTGTTGACTTGAATAGGTTTTATGACTTGTGTGTACACCGTAGCTTAAAAAGGGGGGAGAATTATCTTCTTCCCCCTTTTTAAGGGGGATTGAGGGGGATCATTAGCATCTTTAACCCTTGAAAATGATTTCAAATCCTAGAGAGTTATGACCAAAATCATAGATAAATCCATAAATTTCACAGAAAAATCCAAAAAGAAGAAACCGCTTTTTCTTTCTTGGTTGCAATTGCGGAAAGAGCGAGTGCGTTTGCTCGTAGCGATCGCGGGAATTAGTTTTGCTGATGTGCTGATGTTTCTACAAATGGGATTTCGGGGTGCATTATTTAGCAGTGCCGTAGAACTCCATCACAGCATCAATGGCGAAATCGTCATTTTGAGCAGTCGCTACCGATCGCTAATTTCCCTCGATCGCTTTACCGATCGCCGCCTTTACCAAGCCGCAGGCTTATCGGGAGTGCAATCAGTAAGTCCGATTTATCTCAACTTCATTCAATGGCGGAATCCCTATAACAAACAGATATGGGATATTTACGCCATTGGCATTAATCCCGAACATCAAGTTTTAAATATTAAAGGAGTTGCCGAGAATCGCCAAAAACTGCGCGAACCCGACACAGTTCTTTTTAATTCTGGAGCGCGGAATGAATTTGGGGCGATCGCTAAAAACTTTAAAGCAGGCGAATCCATCGTTACGGAAATTGACGAACGCCAGTTTCAAGTACGCGGACTATTTCAACTCAGCCCCACCTTTGGTATTAATGCCCATCTCGTCACTAGCGATATTAACTTTTTACGCATGGTGCGATCGCGCCAAGGCGGACTAATCGATATTGGCGTAGTCAAGCTCAAGCCCGATGCCGATGTTAATAAAGTCTTATCAGAATTGCGATCGCTTCTTCCCAATGATGTCAAAGTCATGACGAGACAAGATTTTGCCAAAGCCGAAGTAGCCTTTTGGAACGCGAGTACACCCGTAGGCTATACCTTCGATCTCGGTGTCGTAATCGCATTTATCG
This window of the Pseudanabaena sp. BC1403 genome carries:
- the devC gene encoding ABC transporter permease DevC, yielding MTKIIDKSINFTEKSKKKKPLFLSWLQLRKERVRLLVAIAGISFADVLMFLQMGFRGALFSSAVELHHSINGEIVILSSRYRSLISLDRFTDRRLYQAAGLSGVQSVSPIYLNFIQWRNPYNKQIWDIYAIGINPEHQVLNIKGVAENRQKLREPDTVLFNSGARNEFGAIAKNFKAGESIVTEIDERQFQVRGLFQLSPTFGINAHLVTSDINFLRMVRSRQGGLIDIGVVKLKPDADVNKVLSELRSLLPNDVKVMTRQDFAKAEVAFWNASTPVGYTFDLGVVIAFIVGAVIVYQILYSDVTDHLPEYATLKAMGFRDRYLLIVVFQESLILAVLGFIPATAMAWGIYEITHIATLLPMAMDAGRITFVFILTAIMCSASAAVAVRKIQTADPADIF